The stretch of DNA CTGGCCATTAATGAAGAGAAGAATATGAGGAACTTTTTGAGATTGTATTTAAAGCACTCTGGACAGATTTGTATTCTGAATCAATGTGTAAATTGTTCAGAGATGGTAGCGAACATGACTGGTTTTTGAGCATGCTTTAATTTTGTGTTAATCATTAGTTCCAGAAAAGAGAACTATTGAAAGGTACTTTGTTGAGACCTGCTGTTTTcaaaatacatgtaaataataCAAGGAAGTTTCTTTTATTATCTCAGGTCAAGCATGCATATGTGTAATTTAGAGCTATGAACCAGTTACAGTGGAGGAGACAGTACAGTTCTCTCATTATAAAAGAATAACATGATACACATTTGAAATAAGGAGGAAATAGGataatttgaagaagaaaatgaaatccttCTGTATTCCAGCTGCAGTTGAACTCAGTAATTTGTCAGAATTGGACTTACACTTTTAGATATTTCACTCAGGAAATACTGAGTGCCCATTTTGTGATGGAAAGAAGGGAGGCTTTGGGGGATAGATAGGGTTGGAAAGACAGCTGAATATCCTAAGCTGATTTGAGCAGCAAAGGGAGGTACTGGATGATGGGGGAAAGTTGTCCTTTAAGAATATTATGACAGTATAAAAACATCTTCTATCTATCCCAAGGTCTGATAAACAGAAGCGTTTGCATTGAGGAGCCCCAGCAACAACAAGGGGGCAGGGTATCCCCCTTTTGTGAAAATATCCATGATTTATTTTACTCCTCCACTATGACCGAacattgtcattttaaattttttcttataaatgctATTCTTGTCAATCTTTGGTCACATCCATGGTTATTTCCTTAGGAGACTAACATGGGACAAGGAAATTACAAAGGATATAACATAGATAATATGGATTCATATTGCCAGTTCACTCCTTCTTTCAAGCAGTATCTGAAAGTGGCAGCACCCTTGCCTGGATTgtgtattacattttatttttaccataaTTATAGGTGAAAAGTGATATACTACTTTAACATGCATTTCTCTGATATTAATGAACTTAATGTGGTTTCCGTGTTTTGTCATATTCTTAAAGTGGTTTTAAACTACTTTTTCTTCCCAgtttatgctttttaaatatcAAGAAAATTAATCTGTTGTCTGTGGCTCATTTGTTGCAAATAACTTCATCCCCTTACTttcttttgtggttgtttttgatGGCCGGGTTTCTGGGGTatgggtttattttgtttttgttgttggtactggggtttgaactcagggctttgcacatgctaggcagatgttctaccccttgtgccactcctccagcccaagcAGGGGATAGTTTTTATGTATgtgatttctgttcttttaaaaatattttataagtccTTCCTCTTGCTGAAAACAGTTTTTTTCCCCAAGCGGTTAACTAAATTTTCTGACACTATGTGGCCATTTTGCCTGTGCCAATTCATAGTATATGTACATACTATCTTAGGACATTTTAATTTTCAGCTTTTGTGCTGTTTGCCTGTTGTtcactttaaaataagaaaattagctCCTTCCCTTTTGTCTTATGTTCTGAGAAATTTAACTTTCTAAATCTTTCATGACATTCTTATTTTAGGAGAGAAATGTTGCTCATAGGATAAACAGCAAAGAAGATAGGTGGTGGTAGACCACTTTGCAAAGGTGGGTTACCACATTCCTTTATTTGGTTCTTGATATTATAGATTATGAAAATGCATCTAGCTAGTTCACCCAGAGCTGGACTCTTCCATGTAGTGGCCACTTGTAACAATTCATATCTAAAATTAAGAATTCAGCTTCTTACACTGACCACATTTCAAGTTTTCGATAGTTACATGGTTACCAAATTGAACTGCACAAATAACAGAATTTATTCCTGCCATGGCCTGACATTCTGTTGGACAGTGCTGATCTGGGGCAGGTCAGATTTTGAGGATCAGCAGAACAGAATACAGATTCTTTGATCACATTACCATCTCTGACAGTCTACATAAAGAAAAAAGCTAACACTGAATATCAGGTGTCAACACTGCcctaaattcttccaaaagacTTGTTTACAAACAACGCATTCTTAGAGGGAAGATGAAGGAAGAGGCTCACTAATGTCCCAAAAGACTTGTAAGTCTGCCTGGTGAGCAAGGAAATCCTAGCTTCCAACTTTTCTGATATTTAAATAGTAAAGTGATTGTGACACCTCAACCTGGTTTGTTACTAGAGTTAAGCAGTGCTTGGTTGGGGAGGGGACAATGAAAGCTGTCATTGCAGTTGCGTTATCCCCAGGGCAAGCCCTGCCCACGGCTAGTGCCACCTTAAGTGCCCCATGGCAACACGGGGAATTTACTAGGTTGTAGATTTTGACCACTGAAAGATGGGAGCACTGGTCATCCTATTGTCAGCCCAGGATGGGATGGTCCACACGTTGTAGCTGTTTATTTTCATCATCTATCCCGATTTCTAATGGATTGATTTTAAAGGCGATCATTAACTCATGGTGGGGAGACACCGGACTGCCAGGTAGTCGTATCCGTTTGTAGATGAGTTGTAGTCCAATTGCAGCCTGAATTTTGGAAAAACCTAAGGAAGGGTTAGAGTGAAGTGTAGTTGGAAACTCAGGTAGCATTAACAGGGTCTTTATGGACTATCAGGTAGACTGAGGTCCTTGACCACTGTACCGGGAATGTGAGGAGCTGGTTGGGAGGAATGGCAGTTAACCATGTCCGCCTTAGGGCCTGTGGAGTTGCCAGACTTGCTGACCCCGCGTGGAGTAGGCGGGATGCTGGTCCGCGGCGCGCTGCCCCGCCCTCGGCTCCTGACCCGTGTCCCGCCCCCTCGGCCGCGAGTACCTCCAGCTGATTGGCCCCTTTGCGGCGTATCCTCGAGCTGGCAGTCGGACCCGCGCGTCACGTGGCCAATCGGCGTCCCGGGCGCCGAGCCGCGGACACCCGGGCATGGACCCTCAGGCGGCCGGGGCCCAGGCTCTGGGGGCCGCGGGGCCGTCTCGGAGTCCCCCGCTTTCCAGCGCGCTGGAAGCTTCCGCCGGCCCGGAGGTGAGCGCGGCGCGGGCAGGCGGGGCGCGGCCACCACCGCGGCCCGGGGCGGGAGGTGACGGGCGGCTGGAGCCGCGGTGCCAGGGCAGCGCCGGGGCTGGGCGAGGACGCGAAGCGCATGCTTGGGCAGGTAACGGCCGGCGGAGCTGCTGCGGGGCAGGGATCCTCTAGGACGTGGGTGGCGCGCAGGCGGGTAGGGAAGGCACTGGCGGATGGGAGATGACGGCAGAGAGCTGGGGCCTGGGCAAGGGCTAGGTGAGGACGGGGAGGAGAGGGGCTTTGCTTTGAGGACCTCTGGCCATTGGTGGGGATGGTCAGCTAATCCTGAACGCCAGGTGTTACATGTGCGCTCTCATCTATTTAATGAAATCTAAAGGCCTCGTTTGACGCAGGGTATCCAGCAAGTTGTTTCCGTGTGCGCACCTGACAGCGCCTAATTTTTCCAAAAGCATTGTTATTATAGTCATCATCTACCCATGATTTATGGTCGATCAGTGTTTAGGCAGTGAGCTCCTTAACGCTAGGAACCCTCCGCTTAGGGCTGTCTACACGGTCCCTGGCACAATACATGCACTTActgagtggatggatggaatgCTTAAAACATCAGAAATGGTACTTGCCCCAAGATAAAAATGTAGTCATACACTTGCAAAGAAATTTACTTTGGGATGCAGAATAGGATTAGACTAATTTTTTCAGGGCAGAACAGGAAAGCATGTGAGAGGGTGGTGGCCCAGCAAAGGATGGAGATGAGAATGCAAATGGCTTCGAGCTTGGGTACCCCGGTGGGCAGAGAGCTATGTTTAAGAAGTCGATGGAGGGGGAATGTGAATGTACATGACCTTGTGCTTTGGCAGTGGAGGGCTGCTGAAGATTTTCGCCAGAGTAGTGATTATCCCTTTCTAAGGCTGGGCCAGATAGGTGGTAGGGAGATGGTTAGGAGTTTTAGGTGAGAGGCCAACCCCTTGATGGGAAGTAGTGACCAGTGGTTGTCACTGACTACAGGAGGTGGAACTGAGTCATTATACCCAGGCATGACTAGATGATGAATGTTAACTAGGGCACAAGTTGCAAGTACAATTTAGATGTAGGATAAAGGGTGAATTTAATACTTTATTATTgcattattaattgtacaaagtactGGGTTTCATCATGatcttttcatacatgcatataatatagttTAATCATACCCCTTCTTAAAACGTGAAGAAATATTACACTCCTGCAACATGCTAGTTGTTTCCATAAATGTTATGTCATTATAAGCCCTCTGCAGAATCACAACAATCTTCCTCCAGTTTCTAGAGGTCACACCCTGAATGAATGGCAGAGCTAGGATTGAAATCAGATCTAGTCATGCAAGCTGTGAACATTTCTTGTTCCATTGGAAAGAGGTCTCAAAAGTGGTTAGCATTTCAGGAACTAAGTAGTGGGGCTGAGAAATATCTGGTTGGCTATGGGGGGTTAGGAGTGTTTCTTTCAGTGCTTAGTTTTCCAAGGGAACATCAGTGAAGAGACAGAATTTGTTAGAAGGAGTTGTTAACAAGATATAGTCATTAAGTAACTGGAAAAGTAAAAATTGTATATGGAGGCAGCAGCTCTAGGAAACCGCTACCAGCCCAATGGCTGAGGAAACAAAGGGATGAGGTTGGAGtgattaaaatttataaacttaGAGGAAAGGCTTTGAAGAGCTGAAATTCCAGCTGGGGTCTCTGAGCTTGGAGGAGAGGTCCTTGGATCCAGACTGAAGAGAGGCCCCAGTGATGAGGCTGGCTCTACAAGTATTGGAAAACTGGCAGCCGGCTTCAGTTGCCACTACAGGAAGGCACTCCCACTGCCAGGATGAAGTGTTGCTGAGACGATGCAGACAGCAATGAGAAGGAAAAAGCCTTTCTCCAGCCAAGTATCACAGGGCAAAGCAGAAATGTGGGTTGCTGGGTCCTAGCTCGGTACCATGAAGGGCAGTATGGGAGGGTAAGTTTGAAGCTTCAAGGCATGGGCTTTCTGTTGTGCATGTTGCAGATACCCAAGTTCCTGGCAATTATTTCTTCTTCCACAGGCTGGCTTTACCACATCTGACCACTCTGGTCTAGAGAAAGAGACTGAGACAGCCACGGATCAGCTAGGCAAGTAGATGGCAGAGGTGGGTGGATGTTGGGAGaggcagagaagaagaaagaggatagcttctgtttcttttgtacCTTTTCTTACTAACCAAGCCTCTTTGCTGCTGAGTTGCCATCTTTTCCCAGTGTTTCAGCTGAATCCTCATTTAGAAAATCTACTGGAGCTTCTTTGAGGgaagtcctgaactttccctataCCTAAACCCACCCTTCCCATTGAGAGAAACAACTTGAAACAGTGAAAAGAGTATATAGGCTTTGGATGGggcaaatttttcttcatttccaaaagAGAGTCCTGGCCTTGAGTTTTGTCACCTAGCCTTATCTATCTTTAATACTGGGCTGATATTATCTACCTCCTAGGGTTGTTCTAGGGATTGAGTGAGAGAATCTAGAATTTAGTATCTGATACAGTAGCAACTAGCCACAGATAACTATGTAAATTTaagttaattataattaaataaaatgagaaattcagcTCCTTAGTTACACTGGCCACATTTCATGTACTCAGTAAACACACATGGCTGTTAAAACAGCAAGGAGTGTTTCCATCCTTGAAAAAAGTTTTAATGGATAGGGCTTGTCTAGATCAGAGCACCTCACTGTGTGCCAGGAACAGCTCTAAGCATGTCTTTttccatttgttgttgttgttgtttctaaatTAAGTCTCACAACAGCGtgttcactttacagatgaggaaactgaggcatagggtTTTTCAATTGCAGTGAAAGATATACAACATAatctttttggggggcagtactggggtttgagctcagagcctcattcttgctaggcaggtgctataccatttgagccacttgccagccctgttttctgttgggtattttcagtataggatctcgaaaactatttgccagagctggctttgaattgcaatcctcctgatctctgcctcctgagtagctacgattacaggtatgagtcactggcacccagcttttaaAGGaaggttgtttgttttgttttgttttgtggtactgaggcttgagttcaggaccttgtgcctgctaggcagccagtcacttgagccacacctccagtgagCTTCCAGGGACCCCTAACATAAATTTGCCACTTGACTAAAGCATACAATTAAGTGTCATTTAGCACAATAACACTGTTGTATAACCACCTCCATTATCTAGTTCTAAAACATTTTTGTCACCCCAAAAGGAAACCTTGTACCTATTAAATAGTCACTCTCTCCTTCCTAAACCCACAACCAgttatctactttctgtctcttatTAACTTACCTGTTATGGATAGGTAATGTGAGTTAAGGATAAATGGACTCATACAGTATGTGATCTCTTGTGTCAGGCTTCTTTCAACTCAATATTTTCtaggttcattcatgttgcagCACTTACTCCCTTTTTATGGCTTTTTGTTGATCATTCacccattgatggacatttgggatgTGTCTGCCTTTTGGTGATTGTGAAAAGTACTGCTGTAAACATCCTTGTTTGTTTAATCCTGCTTTCAGTTCCTTGGGGTATAttttaggagtggaattgctgggtcatatggtaattctgtgtttaagTTATTGAGGAGTCAGTTAAGTAAATTTCAACTCAGTTATACATTTAGTAACTGGCAGAGCAGATGTGAACCCAGGTAGTCTGGTTCCAGACCCAGTGCCGATAGCTGCTAATATTATGTTACAGTGTTAGTGTCATGGCTGTTTGGGTGCTAACGCCTTCCTCACCTTAGATCTGCTATCACAGTAGCAGTCTATGCTTAGAGGTCCATTATCCTTCCTGGGCTTTCTTCCATTATTGTGAGGTCTTTAGACAATGTTCCTTCCAGCTTCCCCAGTAAAGAATGCTGTGTCTGGACAGTCCCTGCTCTTCTCCAAAAACCACTCCCTCTCTTTGAAACTAAAGGAAGGAATTAGgcagtaaaataaaacagaagcttATATTGTGGAAGCATATTTGGCTCAATGACCTGTAAATCCCCTAAAAATGTCAACTGTGCTTTGCTTGCTATGTAAACTACATACAGGACTTGGCAATTAATCTTACTGAAAAAACCTAAACCAAGTAACACGTTGGTAGGTGCTCAGGTAGCTAAAGAGCTTTGTGTGCTTGTTTTACTGCCCTTAGCAAGTTTGCCAGAACTCGCCCAAGCACATGAGCAGGACTTCTCTGGTTTACCCATTGTAAGACCTTCCTTCTGTTGATTTCTCAGCCAGTGGAGCCCAGAACACCCCTAATGACAGTACCCATGGCGGGAACACACATTCTGGAGAAGGCGGCTttgctgaggaggaggaggaggaaactgATGGGGAACTGAAGGCCTGGGAGCTGTCAGAAGGAACATGCTGTCCACCTAGGGAGCAGACTGCTGATCTTTTTAACGAGGACTGGGACTTGGAGTTGAAAGCAGATCAAGGGAATCCTTATGGTAGGTGTGGAATTTATGGGCTCCCAACCTAGAGTTTCTCAGACCATTCTTCCAGACAGTCCCCTACATGCAGTTTGGAAGATGGAGCCACATATATGAGTTCAGCCTCACACTTGTCCCATGTCTGAAATTTCTGTGACAGCTTCTTTTTAcattaatggaaaagaaaaataaacacttgaCTCCATGATGTATCACTTTGTTTTAACATGGGAAAAATGTTACTCCAAATTTTTTGTCTGAATTGAGTAACTGCAGACAGAAGCGCTCTGCTATCCACTGGCTTCCCCTCTACTGCTGAGAACCTTGTCCATGAAGTACAAACATGAATTGTGCAGAATGATCGTATTTGCAattcatgtgtgtgcacatatatatgacatgtgttattaagcaaaataaatgtttatccCTTAAACATTTTTTGCAGTCCATTTtcaccttccctcctttctttaatCTGTCTTTTGAAACTGCCTACAGATGCTGATGATATCCAGGGGAGCATTTCTCAAGAGATAAAACCTTGGCTGTGTTGTGCCCCACAAGGAGACATGATCTATGACCCCAGTTGGCACCATCCACCTCCACTGATACCCCATTATTCCAAGATGGTCTTTGAAACAGGGCAGTTTGATGATGCCGAAGATTAAAGGTGCTCTCTCTGCCTGTGGATAGGTAGATCAAGGTCTCTTCCTGTTTTGAGGTGAGATGTCCTGTCAGAGACAGTGTTCCCAGTGGCTCCTGAGTGTGAGTTACACAGATGTTAATGAGGgtccctctcttctccccagtTCTGTTGTTGTTAATGCACTTCTTGGAACATGTGCATATTTGTGTCTATGTCAGGAGGAGTTGTGTTCTTTATAAATAAAGATGGGAAAAAATTCAATATGCTTTGCCTGCTTTTCTTGTGTTTGATAGGTGCTTCTGAGCAAGGCCTTACTCCTTCGTTTACAGTctatgaattatattttaagtattgaGGAATTTAGAGACCTGAAACTATTcacaaataaaaagaatcttAGTTTTCTGCTGTATTTCTGGAATTCTTGACCAGGGATTGTAATGCAAGAGACTTTGATAACTTTATGCATGATTTGTATTCCCATTGGTGGAAAACTGAACATTTCATTAGTTTACAAGGGTATCCTGCAGACTGGAAGCTAAATAGCAAATTAAGCCAGGAATTGTATAACCTTTAATTGGCATGGAACTCTGTTTTCCATTTACTCTTTTAATCCTTACAATTATATGAAgccgtgattttttttttttaatttacttcattTTAGGGATGAGAAATGCAGGACCTTTCCAAGCTCACCTAGTGAGTGTCAGAATGAGGACCTAAATGCACACGGCCCATTCTCTTCACTGGCCCTGCATGTGTGATAGCATAGTAGAGGGATCTATGGCCACAACTTGGCAGGTCTGTTATCCACCAAAGTAAGTGACTTTTACCTCCTTGGCTAAATGATTGTTTCTTAACCTCCCTACCCCTTTTCCCCCAGTTGAAGCTGAATCAAGAAAATGCTTCAGATCTGAGTGAGTGCCGTAGCAATGGGTAAGACAGAACCTTGTAAGGGAAGGTAGCAGATATGATCAAGGCTGTCCTAAGGAAAAGTTCCCTTGTACTGTCCTTGCTAAAGGGGCAGTTGTAGACCTTGTCACCatatccctctttctttcttcctcctcccaaggTCATAGCTGATGAGAACACAAGTATGTCTGGAATAAAAAGGTAAACTTGAAAAACTGAGCCAaggtttacttgtttatttttacataccacttcaatttgattttttaattatcaattaaaaaatcaatttaaataagTCACACATTTCCTGCTTATTTCTTAACACATAAAATGAAATCCATGAATTTttcttgtctgaaaaaaaaaaatgaaagaaaaactgagcCAAGAAATTGTATGTGCTTATGGGGGGAGGCAAACTGAAACAGGCAAACTGAAGATTTATGTTGGCCCATGTGTAAGCTGGAGCTGTGAGGCAGCTGAAACTATGTATAAAAGCAGAAGTCAGGGAGATCACATTTTGGGGGTGATCACATTTTGGGGGTtcagaggagggaagaaaaatatGATGAAAAGCATGTGACTATGAAAATGGGTAGGAGAGAAAGAGTCTATGAGAGTAAGGAggtagaaaataatattttctttaaaaaaataaattacacacattaaaatgttttgttctgtagtgctggggattgagcccagggcttcatgcatacctggcaagtgctctaccaccaagctgcaCCCCAGTCTTAAACTAGTTTTTATGCCTGAAAAGTCAGGTATGTGAGGAGAACAAGGAAAGAGGGGGAAGGGCTTGTCAATTTTTCTGATTTAAATATTGTTCTGGCGTCCCCATCAGGTGACTCACCATAGAAAAAGATGTACAGAGCATCAGGAGAAAAATATCCAGAAATGGACTTGAACTTTTGATTTGTAAACCTCCAATTCAAATGAAGTGCATTTTGTTCTCTAAAAACTAATGCATATATGGCAAGACAAATGAGTGTGTAATGCAAATTGTttgatgataaataaaaattttttaaattttgtttatagtagagtttagtggtagagtgtaAATAAGTAAAGATCACGAATTATAATTTTAGgtactcaatttaaaaaattttaaattttatatttatttacctgAATCTCTGAATGCTAAGCTAAGTCTAAATCTCAGAATGGGAAGGAA from Castor canadensis chromosome 10, mCasCan1.hap1v2, whole genome shotgun sequence encodes:
- the Coprs gene encoding coordinator of PRMT5 and differentiation stimulator, giving the protein MDPQAAGAQALGAAGPSRSPPLSSALEASAGPEAGFTTSDHSGLEKETETATDQLGNGAQNTPNDSTHGGNTHSGEGGFAEEEEEETDGELKAWELSEGTCCPPREQTADLFNEDWDLELKADQGNPYDADDIQGSISQEIKPWLCCAPQGDMIYDPSWHHPPPLIPHYSKMVFETGQFDDAED